In one window of Azospirillum ramasamyi DNA:
- a CDS encoding DUF2160 domain-containing protein: MEWMAWTTPTAIFFLCIALMLAGMTVWELVSPTVEAKGFLPMRTTRGDRLFIGLLGSAFITLGWLATTELSLWGAVAVSLVWIAIVIRFG; this comes from the coding sequence ATGGAATGGATGGCGTGGACCACGCCGACCGCGATCTTCTTCCTCTGCATCGCCCTGATGCTGGCCGGCATGACGGTGTGGGAGCTGGTATCGCCGACGGTGGAGGCGAAGGGCTTCCTGCCGATGCGCACCACCCGCGGCGACCGGCTGTTCATCGGCCTGCTCGGCAGCGCCTTCATCACCCTGGGCTGGCTCGCCACGACCGAGCTGTCGCTTTGGGGCGCCGTCGCGGTCTCGCTCGTGTGGATCGCCATCGTGATCCGCTTCGGCTGA
- a CDS encoding ABC transporter substrate-binding protein: MLQHQTLRRRLTGAVMAGGIGVLLAMASAAPSAAMTPEQEAVAKRIIEELQPSTLSKDEQMKELEWFVKAAEPYKGMEINVVSETITTHEYESKTLARLFSELTGIKLKHDLIQEGDVIEKLQTQMQSGRNVYDAYVNDSDLIGTHVRYGQAVALSDFMAGEGKDVTLPTLDVKDFIGTSFTTGPDGKLYQLPAQQFANLYWFRADWFARPDLMEKFKAKYGYDLGVPQNWSAYEDIAEFFTNDVKEIDGVRVYGHMDYGKKDPSLGWRFTDAWLSMAGAGDKGLPNGKPVDEWGIRVEGCRPAGASVKRGGDTNGPASVYALTKYIDWLKKYAPPEASGMTFSESGPVPAQGNVAQQIFWYTAFTADMTKPGLPVVNADGTPKWRMAPSPHGPYWEDGMKLGYQDVGSWTLLKSTPLERRKAAWLYAQFTVSKTASLKKTLVGLTPIRESDINSEPMSAAAPKLGGLVEFYRSPARVSWSPTGTNVPDYPKLAPLWWQNIAEAVTGERTPQQAMDNLATQMEQVLARMERAKIGGECAPQLNKEEDAKVWFDKPGAPKAKLDNEKPKGETIAYDDLLNAWKEGRAR; this comes from the coding sequence ATGCTTCAGCACCAGACTCTGCGGCGCCGCCTGACCGGTGCCGTGATGGCCGGCGGCATCGGCGTTCTGCTGGCGATGGCCTCGGCCGCCCCGTCCGCCGCCATGACGCCGGAACAGGAAGCCGTCGCCAAGCGCATCATCGAGGAACTCCAGCCCTCCACGCTGTCCAAGGACGAGCAGATGAAGGAGTTGGAATGGTTCGTGAAGGCGGCCGAGCCCTACAAGGGCATGGAGATCAACGTCGTCTCCGAAACCATCACCACCCACGAATATGAATCGAAGACGCTGGCCCGCCTGTTCAGCGAGCTTACGGGCATCAAGCTCAAGCACGACCTGATCCAGGAAGGCGACGTCATCGAGAAGCTGCAGACGCAGATGCAGTCGGGACGCAACGTCTACGACGCCTACGTCAACGACAGCGACCTGATCGGCACCCATGTCCGCTACGGCCAGGCGGTCGCGCTGTCCGACTTCATGGCGGGGGAGGGCAAGGACGTCACCCTGCCGACGCTGGACGTCAAGGACTTCATCGGCACCAGCTTCACCACCGGCCCGGACGGCAAGCTCTATCAGCTGCCCGCCCAGCAATTCGCCAACCTCTACTGGTTCCGCGCCGACTGGTTCGCCCGTCCCGACCTGATGGAGAAGTTCAAGGCCAAGTACGGCTATGATCTGGGCGTTCCGCAGAACTGGTCGGCCTACGAGGACATCGCCGAGTTCTTCACCAACGACGTGAAGGAGATCGACGGCGTCCGCGTCTACGGCCACATGGATTACGGCAAGAAGGATCCGTCGCTCGGCTGGCGCTTCACCGATGCGTGGCTGTCGATGGCCGGCGCCGGCGACAAGGGCCTGCCGAACGGCAAGCCGGTGGACGAATGGGGCATCCGCGTCGAGGGCTGCCGCCCGGCCGGCGCCTCGGTCAAGCGCGGCGGCGACACCAACGGCCCGGCCTCGGTCTACGCCCTGACCAAATACATCGACTGGCTGAAGAAATACGCGCCGCCGGAAGCCTCGGGCATGACCTTCTCCGAATCCGGCCCGGTGCCGGCCCAGGGCAACGTCGCGCAGCAGATCTTCTGGTACACCGCCTTCACCGCCGACATGACCAAGCCGGGCCTGCCGGTGGTCAACGCCGACGGCACGCCGAAATGGCGCATGGCCCCCTCGCCGCACGGCCCCTATTGGGAAGACGGCATGAAGCTGGGCTACCAGGACGTCGGCTCCTGGACGCTGCTGAAGTCCACCCCGCTGGAACGCCGCAAGGCCGCCTGGCTCTATGCCCAGTTCACCGTGTCGAAGACCGCGTCGCTGAAGAAGACGCTGGTCGGCCTGACCCCGATCCGCGAGAGCGACATCAACTCCGAGCCGATGAGCGCCGCCGCCCCCAAGCTGGGCGGACTGGTCGAGTTCTACCGCAGCCCGGCCCGCGTTTCGTGGTCGCCGACCGGCACCAACGTGCCGGACTACCCGAAGCTGGCCCCGCTGTGGTGGCAGAACATCGCCGAGGCGGTCACCGGCGAGCGGACCCCGCAGCAGGCGATGGACAACCTCGCGACCCAGATGGAACAGGTGCTGGCCCGCATGGAGCGCGCCAAGATCGGCGGGGAGTGCGCCCCGCAGCTGAACAAGGAGGAGGACGCCAAGGTCTGGTTCGACAAGCCGGGCGCTCCGAAGGCCAAGCTGGACAACGAGAAGCCCAAGGGCGAGACCATCGCCTACGACGACCTGCTGAATGCCTGGAAGGAAGGCCGCGCCCGCTGA
- the glpK gene encoding glycerol kinase GlpK, producing MSKAGHILAIDQGTTSSRAILFDGRGTPLAEARREFSQHYPGDGWVEHDPADILRDVRSVAREVVDKAGIGVAAIAAIGITNQRETAVVWDRATGEPIHRAIVWQDRRTASLCHDLVAAGHAELVRSKTGLLIDAYFSATKIAWILDNVPGARARAERGELCFGTIDSFLIHHLTGRRAHVTDATNASRTMLFDIHAQDWDDELLALFRVPRAMLPRVLDSSDDFGETDPELFGRPIPIAGVAGDQQAAAFGQACLTPGMAKSTYGTGCFALINTGETPVVSKNRLLTTIAYRLDGRTAYAQEGSIFVAGAAIKWLRDGLGIITHASQTDDMATRVSDSHGVYFVPAFVGLGAPHWDSDARAAIFGMTLDVGPAHIARAALEAVAYQTRDLMEAMGGDWGGTINALRVDGGMAANDWLCQFLADLLDMPVERPKVIETTALGAACLAALRVGVFDGLDSVSGAWGSERRFAPRMEQGKRDRLYAGWRDAVARVRSER from the coding sequence ATGAGCAAGGCCGGCCACATCCTCGCCATCGACCAGGGCACCACCTCGTCGCGGGCGATCCTGTTCGACGGCCGGGGGACGCCGCTGGCCGAGGCGCGGCGCGAATTTTCGCAGCATTACCCCGGCGACGGCTGGGTGGAGCATGACCCGGCCGACATCCTGCGCGACGTCCGCAGCGTGGCGCGCGAAGTGGTGGACAAGGCCGGAATCGGCGTCGCCGCCATCGCCGCCATCGGCATCACCAACCAGCGCGAGACCGCCGTGGTGTGGGACCGCGCCACCGGCGAGCCGATCCACCGCGCCATCGTCTGGCAGGACCGCCGCACCGCCTCGCTCTGCCACGATCTGGTCGCCGCCGGCCATGCCGAACTGGTGCGCTCCAAGACCGGCCTGCTGATCGACGCCTATTTCTCCGCCACCAAGATCGCCTGGATCCTCGACAACGTGCCGGGCGCCCGTGCGCGGGCCGAGCGCGGCGAGCTGTGCTTCGGCACCATCGACAGTTTTCTGATCCATCACCTGACCGGCCGCCGCGCGCATGTGACCGACGCGACCAACGCCTCGCGCACCATGCTGTTCGACATCCATGCCCAGGATTGGGACGACGAGCTGCTGGCGCTGTTCCGGGTGCCGCGCGCCATGCTGCCGCGGGTGCTCGACAGCTCCGACGATTTCGGCGAGACCGACCCGGAGCTGTTCGGCCGGCCGATCCCCATTGCCGGCGTGGCGGGCGACCAGCAGGCGGCGGCCTTCGGGCAGGCTTGCCTGACGCCGGGCATGGCGAAATCGACCTACGGCACCGGCTGCTTCGCGCTGATCAACACCGGAGAGACTCCGGTGGTGTCGAAGAACCGGCTGCTGACCACCATCGCCTACCGGCTGGACGGCAGGACCGCCTATGCGCAGGAGGGCTCGATCTTCGTGGCCGGGGCGGCGATCAAGTGGCTGCGCGACGGCCTCGGCATCATCACCCATGCCAGCCAGACAGACGACATGGCCACCCGAGTGTCCGACAGCCACGGCGTCTATTTCGTCCCCGCCTTCGTCGGGCTGGGTGCCCCGCATTGGGATTCGGATGCCCGCGCCGCGATCTTCGGCATGACGCTGGACGTCGGGCCGGCCCATATCGCCCGCGCCGCGCTGGAGGCCGTCGCCTACCAGACCCGCGACCTGATGGAGGCGATGGGCGGCGACTGGGGCGGCACCATCAACGCGCTCCGCGTCGATGGCGGCATGGCCGCAAACGACTGGCTCTGCCAGTTCCTGGCCGACCTGCTGGACATGCCGGTCGAGCGCCCGAAGGTGATCGAGACCACCGCGCTCGGCGCCGCCTGCCTCGCGGCCTTGCGGGTCGGGGTGTTCGACGGGCTGGACTCGGTCTCCGGCGCCTGGGGCAGCGAGCGCCGTTTCGCCCCCCGCATGGAGCAGGGCAAGCGCGACCGCCTCTATGCCGGCTGGCGCGACGCCGTGGCGCGGGTGCGGTCGGAGCGCTGA
- a CDS encoding 3-(methylthio)propionyl-CoA ligase, whose product MLRGMMMNEPLLVTSILRHAALYHADTEIVSRTTEGSIHRYTYADAWVRAQKLANALAALGMKPGDRIGTLAWNGYRHLECYYGIGGSGMVCHTINPRLFPEQIAYIVNHAEDRLLFTDLTFVPLLEGIAHELTGLKGIVVMTDRANMPQSSLSGLLCYEDLLADQPGSFDWPELDENTACGMCYTSGTTGNPKGVLYSHRSSYLHAIAACMPDVFGLSASDVVLPVVPMFHVNAWSVPYAAPMAGAKLVFPGAKLDGASLYELFEAEKVTNTAGVPTVWLALLNWLDANKKRLSTMRRIAIGGSACPPVMIQRFREMGVEVLHAWGMTETSPLGLANMPKGKHAGMSADDALALASKQGRPICGVQFRVVDGSGNDVPRDGTSFGRLLVRGPTVCSGYFGVTESPAHQMVPGWFETGDVVTMDADGYVQIVDRTKDVIKSGGEWISSIDLENIAIGHPGVQEAAAVAVPDEKWGERPVLVVVRKPDSTVTREELLAVFDGKVAKWCIPDDVRFVDSLPHTATGKLLKSEIRQMVTSPEGV is encoded by the coding sequence ATGCTGCGTGGAATGATGATGAACGAGCCGCTGCTGGTGACGTCGATCCTGCGTCATGCGGCTCTCTACCACGCCGACACCGAGATCGTGTCGCGCACCACCGAGGGGTCGATCCACCGCTACACCTATGCCGACGCCTGGGTCCGCGCGCAGAAGCTGGCCAATGCCCTGGCGGCGCTGGGGATGAAGCCGGGCGACCGCATCGGCACGCTGGCCTGGAACGGCTACCGCCATCTGGAATGCTATTACGGCATCGGCGGCTCGGGCATGGTCTGCCACACCATCAATCCGCGCCTGTTCCCGGAACAGATCGCCTACATCGTCAACCACGCAGAAGACCGGCTGCTGTTCACCGACCTGACCTTCGTGCCGCTGCTGGAGGGCATCGCCCATGAGCTGACCGGGCTGAAGGGCATCGTCGTGATGACCGACCGGGCCAACATGCCGCAATCCTCGCTGTCCGGCCTGCTGTGCTACGAGGATCTGCTGGCCGACCAGCCGGGCAGCTTCGACTGGCCGGAGCTGGACGAGAACACCGCCTGCGGCATGTGCTACACCTCCGGCACCACGGGCAACCCGAAGGGCGTGCTGTACAGCCACCGCTCCTCCTATCTGCATGCCATCGCCGCCTGCATGCCGGACGTGTTCGGCCTGTCGGCTTCGGACGTGGTTCTGCCGGTGGTGCCGATGTTCCACGTCAACGCCTGGAGTGTTCCCTATGCCGCGCCGATGGCCGGCGCCAAGCTGGTCTTCCCCGGCGCCAAGCTGGACGGCGCCAGCCTCTACGAGCTGTTCGAGGCGGAGAAGGTGACCAACACCGCCGGCGTGCCGACGGTCTGGCTCGCCCTGCTGAACTGGCTGGATGCGAACAAGAAGCGGCTGTCCACCATGCGCCGCATCGCCATCGGCGGCTCCGCCTGCCCGCCGGTGATGATCCAGCGCTTCCGCGAGATGGGGGTCGAGGTTCTGCATGCCTGGGGCATGACGGAAACCAGCCCTCTCGGCCTCGCCAACATGCCCAAGGGCAAGCATGCGGGGATGAGCGCCGACGACGCGCTGGCGCTGGCCTCCAAGCAGGGACGGCCGATCTGCGGCGTGCAGTTCCGCGTCGTCGACGGCTCCGGCAACGACGTGCCGCGCGACGGAACCAGCTTCGGCCGGCTGCTGGTGCGCGGCCCCACCGTCTGCTCCGGCTATTTCGGCGTGACGGAAAGCCCGGCGCACCAGATGGTGCCGGGCTGGTTCGAGACCGGCGACGTGGTGACGATGGACGCCGACGGCTATGTCCAGATCGTCGACCGCACCAAGGACGTCATCAAATCGGGCGGCGAGTGGATCAGCTCCATCGACCTGGAGAACATCGCCATCGGCCATCCCGGCGTCCAGGAAGCCGCCGCCGTCGCCGTTCCCGACGAGAAATGGGGCGAGCGTCCGGTCCTGGTTGTGGTGCGCAAGCCCGACTCGACCGTCACCCGCGAGGAGCTGCTTGCGGTCTTCGACGGCAAGGTCGCGAAATGGTGCATCCCCGACGACGTCCGCTTCGTCGACAGCCTGCCCCACACCGCCACCGGCAAGCTGCTGAAGAGCGAGATCCGCCAGATGGTGACCAGCCCGGAGGGGGTGTGA
- a CDS encoding MerR family transcriptional regulator, whose translation MTELAAEFDVTPQALRFYEEKGLLAPQRAGRRRVFTHRDRARLILILRFRRAGFSLDQIAEYLVHSDSGRHSAAQYRDGLRKIRDGLAELERMRSDIAEVIVELKAMETDAEGRLAACMDDEIPMQKTPDRKTPKQNLPKQTMNEPGGNRCCVE comes from the coding sequence GTGACGGAACTGGCGGCGGAGTTCGACGTCACGCCGCAGGCACTGCGCTTTTACGAGGAAAAAGGGTTGCTGGCGCCGCAGCGGGCGGGGCGACGCCGGGTGTTCACCCACCGCGACCGCGCGCGGCTGATCCTGATCCTGAGATTCCGGCGGGCAGGCTTCTCGCTGGACCAGATCGCCGAATACCTCGTCCATTCCGATTCGGGCCGGCACAGTGCCGCGCAATATCGCGACGGACTGCGGAAGATCCGCGACGGGCTGGCCGAGCTTGAACGGATGCGGTCGGACATCGCCGAAGTGATCGTCGAGCTGAAGGCGATGGAGACCGACGCCGAAGGGCGGCTCGCGGCCTGCATGGATGACGAAATCCCGATGCAGAAGACGCCGGACCGGAAAACGCCTAAACAGAATTTGCCCAAGCAGACCATGAACGAACCGGGAGGGAATCGATGCTGCGTGGAATGA
- a CDS encoding glycosyltransferase family 39 protein, translating to MTGRTSFLRRLFGDPWDLAAAVGLLALLGLVAVTFRHYGISNDEEVQHVYGAKLIDLYRSGFSDDSAFTYKNLYLYGGLFDMAAVAIAPLLPFDPYETRHLLCALIGVAGVAVVWAVGRRLAGPRAGLLAGLLLALCGPWYGGLFNHTKDVPFAVLMMAAVALLIRLLGQMPRPRLGMVLGFGVVVGLALGIRVGALMLAGYVAAALVGWVLAGGLSVDRLRQGASAALRLLPALPAAYAVMAVFWPWAVLDPLNPLRALADFSHFHYPIRTLLGGTEYWMYEVPRSYLAWYLAIKLPLVMLAGAAVGLLALPGMMRSDLMAGEGGRARAVACGLVALAALFPVVWFTAAHSPGYTAIRHFLFVLPPLAVLGGIGLDRLLGWAGAWRLGVSQRTGRGLSAAALAGIALTLVLVREATVLESLHPNEYVYFNELVGGVAGAVRKYDVDYWANSLPEAVGDLSEVIAEEEARTHHHRTYSVAVCAEPLAFEKLAPPNMRWVTDWTRADFFIAPTQEDCDTLMTGRTVAEVERGGALLAVVKDLRKPEDPAELVEVARLRTGRQQRHWW from the coding sequence TTGACGGGAAGGACCAGCTTTTTGCGCCGGCTGTTCGGCGATCCGTGGGACCTTGCCGCGGCGGTCGGCCTGCTGGCGCTGCTGGGCCTTGTCGCCGTTACCTTCCGGCATTACGGCATCTCCAACGACGAGGAGGTGCAGCATGTCTACGGCGCCAAGCTGATCGACTTGTACCGCAGCGGCTTCAGCGACGACTCGGCCTTCACCTACAAGAATCTCTATCTCTATGGCGGGCTGTTCGACATGGCGGCGGTGGCGATCGCGCCGCTTCTGCCTTTCGACCCCTACGAGACGCGGCACCTGCTGTGCGCCCTGATCGGGGTGGCGGGTGTCGCGGTGGTTTGGGCAGTCGGGCGCCGGCTGGCCGGGCCGCGGGCGGGCCTGCTCGCCGGGCTGCTGCTGGCTCTGTGCGGGCCCTGGTACGGCGGCTTGTTCAACCACACCAAGGACGTGCCTTTCGCCGTGCTGATGATGGCGGCGGTGGCGCTGCTGATCCGGTTGCTTGGGCAGATGCCGCGGCCGCGTTTGGGTATGGTGCTGGGGTTCGGCGTCGTCGTCGGGCTTGCGCTTGGGATTCGGGTCGGGGCGCTGATGCTTGCCGGCTATGTGGCTGCCGCGTTGGTTGGCTGGGTGCTGGCCGGCGGCCTTTCCGTGGACCGGTTGCGTCAGGGGGCTTCCGCTGCGCTGCGCCTGCTGCCGGCCTTGCCGGCCGCCTATGCGGTGATGGCGGTCTTCTGGCCCTGGGCGGTGCTGGATCCGCTGAACCCGTTGCGGGCGCTGGCCGATTTCTCGCATTTCCACTACCCGATCCGCACCTTGCTGGGCGGCACCGAATATTGGATGTACGAGGTGCCGCGCAGCTATCTGGCCTGGTATCTCGCCATCAAGCTGCCGCTGGTGATGCTGGCCGGGGCGGCGGTGGGGTTGCTGGCGCTGCCCGGCATGATGCGCTCCGACCTCATGGCCGGGGAGGGGGGAAGGGCGCGCGCGGTGGCCTGCGGGCTGGTGGCGCTGGCGGCGCTGTTCCCGGTCGTCTGGTTCACCGCCGCCCATTCACCCGGCTATACGGCGATCCGCCATTTCCTGTTCGTACTGCCGCCGTTGGCGGTGCTGGGCGGCATCGGGCTCGACCGGCTGCTGGGATGGGCCGGAGCCTGGAGGCTCGGCGTGTCGCAACGCACCGGGCGCGGGCTTTCCGCCGCAGCCCTGGCCGGCATCGCATTGACGCTGGTGCTGGTCCGCGAGGCGACGGTCCTCGAATCGCTGCATCCCAACGAATACGTCTATTTCAATGAACTGGTCGGCGGCGTCGCCGGTGCGGTGCGCAAGTACGATGTCGATTACTGGGCCAACAGCCTGCCCGAAGCGGTGGGAGACCTGTCGGAAGTGATCGCGGAGGAGGAGGCGCGCACCCACCATCACCGCACCTACAGCGTCGCCGTCTGTGCCGAACCGCTGGCTTTTGAAAAGCTGGCTCCGCCCAACATGCGCTGGGTGACCGACTGGACCCGCGCGGACTTCTTCATCGCGCCGACCCAGGAGGATTGCGACACCCTGATGACCGGCCGGACGGTGGCGGAAGTCGAGCGCGGCGGCGCCCTGCTGGCGGTGGTGAAGGATTTGCGCAAACCGGAGGATCCGGCTGAACTGGTGGAGGTCGCCCGTCTGCGCACCGGCCGCCAGCAGCGCCACTGGTGGTAG
- a CDS encoding class I SAM-dependent methyltransferase, which translates to MDADSIRAAYRRYAGFYDKVFGVLLASGRHAAVEWLNRRGNLRILEVGVGTGLSLSDYRKDNRVVGIDLSTDMLKVAQERVEREKLDNVEGLLEMDAGKLAFADGSFDVVVAMYVMTVVPDPQGTMAELERVCKPGGDIVIVNHFAAPRPGVRRAVEGWLSPLSKKLGWRPDFTLDAMMAGSRLAVESIRTLPPFGLFSLLHCRRG; encoded by the coding sequence ATGGACGCCGACTCCATTCGCGCCGCCTACCGCCGCTATGCGGGATTCTACGACAAGGTGTTCGGGGTGCTTCTGGCGTCCGGGCGGCATGCGGCGGTGGAGTGGCTGAACCGTCGCGGGAACCTGCGGATCCTGGAGGTCGGCGTCGGCACCGGCCTGTCGCTGTCCGACTACCGCAAGGACAACCGCGTCGTCGGCATCGATCTGTCCACCGACATGCTGAAGGTCGCGCAGGAGCGGGTGGAGCGCGAGAAGCTCGACAATGTCGAAGGGCTGCTGGAAATGGATGCCGGCAAGCTGGCCTTCGCCGACGGCAGCTTCGACGTTGTGGTCGCCATGTATGTCATGACCGTCGTCCCCGATCCCCAGGGCACGATGGCGGAGTTGGAGCGCGTCTGCAAACCGGGCGGCGACATCGTGATCGTCAACCACTTCGCCGCTCCCCGCCCGGGGGTCCGCCGCGCGGTGGAGGGCTGGCTGTCGCCGCTGTCGAAGAAGCTGGGCTGGCGGCCCGATTTCACCCTGGACGCCATGATGGCCGGATCGCGGCTGGCCGTGGAAAGCATCCGCACCCTGCCGCCCTTCGGGCTGTTCAGCCTGCTGCATTGCCGGCGGGGGTAG
- a CDS encoding acyltransferase family protein translates to MALSPLLSVFLFAVAICASWAVLRLIAMPLRPHAGAEGRYAAIDGMRGLLAYAVFIHHGVITWQYLHTGLWALPPSRLYTHLGQTSVALFFMVTAFLFWDKLLRAGADMDWPGFVSSRFYRVYPLYAVAVLLIAVLALAATDFELRTGPLDLLRRLIGWATFKAPPINGMENTGQIVAYATWSLPYELLFYAALPALAFLFTPARRLRPALVSVAATLILLLYFRNFSFAALECFLGGIAAAYAIRQTRLVRFARSDRGLVVALAALLAVVTGFETAYAPLPTLGLGLFFIMVAAGQDFRGALTRQPVLWLGEISYGVYLLHGIVIWASITGNASLRPLVEEDASLYALALAGAGILVVWLASLVHLTIERPAIMVGRRSRALRRDDPTDRVPA, encoded by the coding sequence ATGGCCTTGTCCCCGCTCCTGTCGGTTTTCCTGTTCGCGGTGGCGATCTGCGCGTCCTGGGCCGTCCTGCGCCTCATTGCCATGCCGCTTCGCCCGCATGCCGGCGCGGAAGGCCGTTATGCCGCCATCGACGGCATGCGCGGGCTGCTGGCCTATGCCGTGTTCATCCACCACGGCGTCATCACCTGGCAATATCTGCACACGGGTCTCTGGGCGCTGCCGCCGTCCCGGCTCTATACCCATCTGGGACAGACCAGCGTCGCGCTGTTCTTCATGGTCACGGCTTTCCTGTTCTGGGACAAGCTGCTGAGGGCTGGAGCCGATATGGACTGGCCGGGCTTTGTGTCGTCCCGTTTCTACCGCGTCTATCCGCTTTACGCGGTCGCCGTCCTGCTGATCGCGGTCCTGGCGCTGGCCGCGACGGATTTCGAACTCAGGACCGGTCCGCTCGACCTGCTGCGCCGGCTGATCGGATGGGCGACCTTCAAGGCACCGCCGATCAACGGAATGGAGAACACCGGCCAGATTGTCGCCTATGCCACCTGGTCTCTGCCTTACGAACTCCTGTTCTACGCGGCGCTGCCTGCGCTGGCCTTCCTGTTCACGCCGGCGCGGCGGCTGCGGCCCGCCCTCGTCTCGGTCGCCGCGACGCTGATCCTGTTGCTTTATTTCCGCAATTTCAGCTTTGCAGCGCTGGAGTGCTTCCTCGGCGGCATTGCCGCCGCCTATGCCATCCGCCAGACGCGTCTCGTCCGGTTCGCGCGATCCGATCGTGGGCTGGTCGTGGCGCTGGCCGCACTGTTGGCGGTCGTAACAGGCTTCGAAACCGCCTATGCACCGCTCCCGACGCTGGGGCTCGGCCTGTTCTTCATCATGGTCGCGGCCGGGCAGGATTTTCGTGGAGCCTTGACCCGGCAGCCGGTCCTCTGGCTGGGGGAAATAAGCTATGGCGTCTACCTGCTGCACGGAATCGTGATTTGGGCTTCGATCACCGGCAATGCCTCCTTGCGCCCTCTCGTGGAGGAGGATGCGAGCCTATACGCTCTGGCGCTTGCGGGAGCGGGCATTCTCGTCGTGTGGCTAGCCAGCTTGGTTCACCTGACGATCGAGCGGCCGGCGATCATGGTTGGCCGGCGGAGTCGTGCCCTGCGTCGGGACGACCCTACCGACCGTGTCCCAGCCTGA
- a CDS encoding uroporphyrinogen-III synthase → MAEQGGDLAGKRILVPESRDLDLFAGMMEQHGAETIRCPMVKILDLDDPAPAREWLERLMAEGFDDIVLLTGEGLRRLMKVASAMDRETEVIAAIGRARVFVRGPKPVKALREIGCSPFKSAPAPTTDGVIAMLSEEDLSGRRVGIQLYPDNPNEPLLEAVRARGGTPVAVTPYRYANDSETGAVQTAIRDMAAGRIDFVAFTASPQVRRLQEVAEACGLADDFRQGFARTRIAAVGPVVAEAVEAAGGTVAVSPESTFHMKPLVNAIRRLLTEGVQAG, encoded by the coding sequence ATGGCCGAACAGGGCGGAGATCTGGCGGGAAAGCGGATTCTGGTGCCGGAGAGCCGGGATCTCGACCTGTTCGCCGGCATGATGGAACAGCATGGGGCCGAGACCATCCGCTGCCCGATGGTCAAGATCCTCGATCTCGACGATCCGGCGCCGGCCAGGGAGTGGCTGGAGCGGTTGATGGCCGAGGGATTCGACGACATCGTGCTGCTGACCGGCGAAGGGCTGCGGCGGCTGATGAAGGTCGCCAGCGCCATGGACCGCGAAACCGAGGTGATCGCCGCCATCGGCCGGGCGCGCGTCTTCGTCCGCGGGCCGAAGCCGGTGAAGGCGCTGCGGGAGATCGGTTGCAGCCCCTTCAAATCCGCTCCGGCCCCGACCACCGACGGCGTCATCGCCATGCTGTCGGAGGAGGATCTCTCTGGCCGCCGCGTCGGAATCCAACTCTACCCCGACAACCCGAACGAGCCGCTGTTGGAGGCGGTGCGGGCGCGCGGCGGCACGCCGGTGGCGGTCACGCCCTACCGCTATGCCAATGATTCCGAGACCGGGGCGGTGCAGACCGCCATCCGCGACATGGCGGCGGGACGGATCGACTTCGTCGCCTTCACCGCCTCGCCCCAGGTGCGGCGCCTGCAGGAGGTGGCGGAGGCCTGCGGCCTTGCCGACGACTTCCGCCAGGGCTTCGCCAGGACCAGGATCGCCGCGGTCGGCCCGGTGGTGGCCGAGGCGGTGGAGGCGGCGGGCGGAACCGTCGCGGTGTCCCCGGAATCGACCTTCCACATGAAGCCGCTGGTCAATGCCATCCGCCGTCTGCTGACGGAAGGGGTGCAGGCCGGATAA